cttttgatcagctgatgaacagcctacttcagttaaattgttgttttcaataaattgcatgctcacaacttttgggctcttgttcccatttcttctttttgcattttgaaactctacttagaaccttcctaagattcaacagtgcaaaatgcaaattcatgcaattttttaactggtcttaagattctgatcaggagtgtatatattaGTCAACCCTTCCTGGTCGCGCCCCTACAAATGGTTATTTACACAAGAAAATCCACAGATTTTCAGAACAGAAGCTTAGGCAACATAACACTACCATTACCTACTAAATGCAGGTATTCCTTAAAGGATAAATGGGATTGGCAATGAATCATACTTTTAGGGTGTGAACTCATGTACTGGAAGTCCATAAATAGTTTGCAAGTCATGTCTGTGACTAAACGTCCTCACGGCATAGGTTTCCTTCTGCAGTGACGGGAAGATGGACAGCTTCTCTTTATTTGATTTCAGGAAGCAAGTTTAATTCCCCTTGCAGTTACAGAGAAGGAAATGAGAGGATGTCAGATCACCAGTTTAAAGGTTAAATTCAAGTGGATGTGTGGTGTTGGCTGTACGAAGGCCGCTTTGGTTCGGGGTTTGCAAATATCTCAATGCCTTTTGGTAACATGTGTTCACTGGCTTATCCACATTTCTGCAATGTTCTTGTTTTACATTTCAATAACAAACCTGCTTCTTTTGTAAGCATCTACTCGTTTACAGGTTTTTGCTAAATGTAACGTATTTATAAATAATGGAATGAAACCGTCCAATAACTGCTCCACAATATCGCAGATAATGTGTTAGTTGTCATTAAAGCTACTAAATACACATATATGCTCACAATTTAATCCTTAACTGAGGAATATGATTTGTGGTTGAGACATGTCTCGGTAGATTAAGAGTTGAGAACAAAATAGAGACATGTGGGTATTGTTTACTTTATATTGACTAATATTTTTGGTAAGAGAAGTTGAAAATGAACTGGTGGAGTAGGAATCCAGTTCATGGTAGGAAGCCTTTAGAAATTCACAtggaagaaaatgaaagaaaaaaaagaactaaaATCCTCTTGGTTGAGCTCCAAATTGAAAACAGTTAATCACTAAATAAAACCTGGTGTTGATGTATAAGAGTTAGTACATACAGTAAGATCAACGTGGAACAAATTGGTATTGTTTACGAATATACTGTGGGTGgtcaagaaaaacaagaaagggAAAGGAAGAATAAATATCTTTTCTTTAAACATGGGAGAGGGGAAGGCTAGTTAGTACTGGTGTTGCAACACCAGTGCTTTATGttgtgttatataaatataaaagaaagacTTGAGCccaaatatgtaaattaaagcAGGTCTGAAAAATAAGCTAAATCAAATCCAGAAAATGTAGAGACAAATCTGAACAGCACTAATATAACAAATCATATTTATCTCCATAAGTGTTAAGATAACTAAATCACAGAGGCCACTGCCGAAAGGATGTCTCTATTCTTTAAGAAGACATGATCACCACCCAGTGGTGAAAATAAATACAGCTTTATTAAGCTTCACCAACCCATATTGTGCAGGGTCGATCAGATGTTTGGTCTTTAACATTATCCCCATCAACTTGTTTGATAGGAAAGTATACATATCCTCTActgtaaacacaaaatacatttcACTATAACATGTTTAACACCAAAAACTACAAACCCTTTttgatacgtttttttttttattgttttctccCTAATCAATTTTAAGTTCATTGGACAAGTACAGTCATGTGAAGCGAGTCACAAGAACCTGAAACAACATAAGAATGGAAGATATCATCAGCTACAAAATTTGGCggtgataaaaaaaattcaaaaagggaaagaaagatagtaaaataaaatgtatacagGGGTCAGAATTAAGTACAGCAAGATGTAGtgttttgtaaatttttttgtaaacaaaaagCATATTGAAACAATATGGCAAATACGAtgtggaggggagaggaggtcCAACTGAAGAGACTGAACACTGGTTGGCATAAGACATTTACAGAAACCCTGAGGCGACGTTGTCTTAATGGGTCACATAAATGTCATGTTCACAAAAATAGTcacacagacttttttttttaaaacacataaaacagcATCTCTGCTACTTGCATCAATCCTTCACTCctctgtccctgctttattgtGATATGAGGTATATGTGAGGCGATTTCTTGCTTTACGCCTCAACCGTTCGACATGGCATCACATGATTTTTAAGATATTACAGCATTGCATTCGCACCATGTTTAATGATTGCTTAAAACAACAGGCCATTGGGGTGTAAAGGGGTCTGAAGAGTCATTCAGCAGTGATATCAATTCCAGCACTAGCTATGGAAGACAGCGCGATTATTGTCGTTTTTACGAAGAAAAAAAGACGTACagcataaatacatttaaaaatcagCAAGAAGTTACAGCTAACATTTTACTAGACAATATCTTGCACCTGCTCTTCTCAGATATAGGCACCAAATTCTTTCTACTGGGGACAAATATGCATGGTGCTGCCAGCACATGTGAAACGTCTAAATGCATACAAATTTTTGGTCAGACACCTTTTTTTACTGCATATGGCTGCCTCAGTAATAGCTGAAGAAATACTTGATCACTAACACATTTTGTCAAAAATTCAATTACGAAAGCAAAGCTTCTAAGTTGGGTAACAAGTCAAACTAAAACTAGGGGTttgaattacatttacattatccCGATTAAATGTCACCGTATTTTAATAGCCCCTACCTCCCCCACTAATCCCTAAAAGTAAGGAGAAAATGTTAATGAAAAATCCCACTTTCAAATATCGACCCGCCCCAACCCAAGCCATGCTACCCAAACAAAGGGTATCCCTATCATCCACCCACAATATGTTCAACCTCCATCTGCATATACAGAAACAATAAGTCTCAGTCAAAAGGCCAGTCCATTCCTGACGTTTGAGCTTCCTCCATCTGACGGGGTAATGTACTCGATGTACGAAAACGGCTCAAAGTGCTAATtggatatttttttcttaaGGAATAAAAGAACTGAGGAAGAAGCGAAGGGCAGGAAAAAGGGAAGGCCGTTCTAtcactgtccaacagcagccTCTATTGGCCAAAGATAAGCCCTACATCATTTTTGTTCTCCAAAAATATACCACGGACAACATTACCCCCTGAACCAACCCTCGTTCTCCCAGTACTTAACTGGCAGCTCCCCAGAATGATTAAATctgttattttacattaatatatattcttataaatatatatatatatagatatatatatatatatggcccTTATTGAAGAAAACATGAGTTTCACATTGACATGAAAGTACCATAATCTCTATATAGCCAAGTAGAAAGTGTTTCAGTGTTCAAGTGAGCTGGCAGCAGTCGGTTTATGTCACACTCATTCAACAAGTTACAAAACATAAGAAAATTCCTCACACTTCTGAAAACCGCGCTCACTGCACCTCGTAGGCTtctctttttccacttttttccTGAGTAATACTTTTAACCTTGTAACAGACAACAACTTCTAGGTTTCTTTTTGCTATTTCGGTTCTGGGCTATTCCCTGCCATTATTtccattgttatttttttttcagttgtaaAGTTGATTGCTCAAACACTTCAGCTCGTTGGAAAAGAAATACGACCGGCGCTACTACTTCTCTTacctaaaaacaaacaaacagtactTTCAGTTCATGAATAATGACTAGACCTAATGTCACTAAAATGACGATAATAAACAGTCAATACATATTTAActtaaaaataacagaaacttttttttttaatgcatttgcAAGAAGCCTGGCTTTTTGTGGGGAGGAGTGGGCACAAAAACAGAGCATCtgtataattaaaataaagacttaaaaaaataataataacaataataataataataataataaaataggaGCACTAAAAAGCTAAAATAAGAACATCAGCTTTAACGACAGtgtgttctctccctctcaggcTCTCATCTGTAGCTTTGGCTTGTTGGAGTTTTGGAACCTGTACTTACTGGCTCATTGACATCAGATAACAAACTAGTATACCCTGAGAATTCTGACACAGGCGTCCGTATCCTGTGATCCACCTCCCCACCAGAGTCAGTGCCATAAGACAAGCCGCGGCCATCTGACTTGAACTGGGAGCCAAAGGCCTGGGCAAAGTTTTCAATCTGGTAGGAAGGCTTTGAGGAGTCCAGAGGGGCCAGATTCTGCGAGGGGGCCAGAGGGAAGACTGCCGTGCCATTCTTGACTGGCGGGTGGTTTTTATCGCTGCTCAGGTCAGATGGGCTGATCTggtaggaggaggggggagtggAGGAGTGCTGCTTCTCCATCTGGTCGGTGAGCTCCTGAGACGGGGTGAGCTGCTGGTGTGTGGGCTCCAGGCTGCTCAGGTGGAAGCTGTGCTGCGGCGAGGAGCCCGACAGCATTGCAAAGTGAGATTTTGGCACAGATGAGGGCAGCGAAGGTGAGGCCACCGTCTGGCCAAACCCACACTCCAGCGGGGACGTAGTGTAGATGTTCTTGTCAGCATAGAGGGGGTTGCCTTGGTGGGAACTCGTGAATGGTCCTGAGGGGGAAGGCCCGGGGCCCAGAGGGAAGCTGGTGGTGTGGCTGGTGCGTTCCAAAGCCTGCAGCAGGAAGCGAGAGTACTCGTGCATCATGACGTTCTTGTCTCCACACGGGCTGGAGGTGTCTGTGCTGTGGCCGATGTCAGGACTGTCAGCTGAGACGGAGTTAAGGTCCACGTGGTGGTCACTGATGTCAAAGTGAACGTCGTGGTGCGAGCCATCATGTTTCTGGGAGTAGTGGTCAAGGAGGCTCTGCAGCACCTCATCAGGGATCCCTGACTTGTCGAGACTCAGTGGCAAGTCACTGTCCATTACACTGGAAATGACGCCTTGTACGAGAGATGGCTGGGAAGACAAGTGACCAACGCCGACATCGTACTCACTGCTGGTTACTCCAGCCGGCACAGGCCCTGATGGGTTTGAATTGTTTGCTGCATGAAGGTAGCGTCTCTTCTTAAGAAACTGCATGGCATCGTCGTAGTTGCTGCTGGTGCCAACTTTGGCTCCATTACCCTGCATGAGGCCCAGTCCATCCATGACCACACTCTGCTCCAACGGGCTTGCTTTGGCCGGACTCTTGCGATTGGCCCTCTTGAAGGCCATCTTTGGAGCTCTGCCATGGTGGCTCTGCTGCATGCTGGGCCCCGGCTCGGTAGAGGAAGATACTGTCTGATTCTCCATGGAGTAATCGTGGATGCTGTAGCCTCCAGACGCTGCACCGTGAATGTGCGGTACTCTACCCCCTCCTGCATCCCCCTTCTTCTTTCTgcgctcccctccctctccacaaTTTTTAGACTTCCCCCTCTTTCTGCCAGTACTCCCAACATTTCCCTGAGTGATTCCATAGCTGCCATGGCCCATGTCAACACAACCCAGGTCCATCATCCCAGGATCCAGCCCCTTCTTTATGGCTTCTCCACAGGTTCGCTTGTGCTTAAGCAGTCGGTCTGTCCTAGAAAAATACTGAAGAgaacaaaatgtaattttaaagTAATGACATACAGTAttaagttttacagttttgtaAATTGCTGTAAAGTATTGCTTTAGATAAGTAGCAAAGGTGGAGGGCATGTGAAGTTAATTTACCTGTTGGCAGGTCTCACATCTGTACGGCTTCTCTCCGCTATGTGTCCTCTTGTGTCTCTCCATGTGGTACTTCTGAATGAATCGCATGTTGCACTGGTCACAGCTGAATGGCTTCTCTCCTGACACAGAAAAGCAGCACAGCGCCGGGTTAGTTTATCTTCCAGTTTGCTGCAAACGCTCAATGTCTTGTGGTTTGAGCAGTTGTCGTTTGATACTTACCACTGTGGATTTTCTCATGTCGCTGGAGAAGATACTTCTGAATAAAACTCATGTTGCACTGGTTGCATCTAAAAGGTCTTTCACCTGGAATAAAACCACAGAGATTCATACAGTTACAATCTGGTCTCGCTTTGATGGTCAATACCCTTCTGTGAGGAGCCAGGACAAGAACAACAAGCACCTGCACACCGTAGCACAAACCAAAGCAATACTTATTACTCTGCTTAGATATTTTATTACTGTCACAAGTGATATTTCCTCTGTGTTCATTCTTTGGGACACAGTTAAACctacaataaacaaacatttggaATGGAGCTTGTGTTGTGAGTCTTATGCAATGCATTGCATTTCACaggtgtttgtgagtctgtctTTATACAACCAAGACTGGAGAAATAAAACTTAAATCTATCTACACAACATCATATTCTGAATCTAGAGAAACTTTTTTGTCGCATATCTGAATTAAATGACGATGaaagtgtttgtatgtttgccaATAATGTGCCCACTCGTATCTGCCCACCCACAGACTCGGCTGCTTACTTCTCATCACATAATGATCAATACTTTTCTTTGATGAGTCAAATCTTTCGTCACTGCTGCACGCGCATTCATCAGGGCATTCATCAGCACGTCCAGCTCACTCtcgtcccctctctctctctctctctcgctcatgctgacacaaacacacacacacgacacacacaacgacacacaaactctcacacacacacaaacagtgtcatTGGACACGTGTAAAATTaaactgggtaaaaacaactgaatttGTAAACTCAGACAATATATGGAGAGCCTGGGGAGATAGTGGGGTGCAATCCGTTTTGCCAGAATCTGTTGTCTTTTATTGTGATCCAAAATGAACACTTAGAGCGGATTACCTGATCACtataaacaaattatttaaacagCACAGAGTCCAGCTGTTAAGCAGCCGCCCAACACTCACCTCCTTTCCCTACCGACATGTTTTACCCTTAAAACTCACATCTTAATGCCTCCATTTTAAAATGCAATATGAAAACATGACTCTTTGACACAGGGAGGTAAAGTGTGTCTCCTGAACATAGTTTAGCTCTACCATTTTAGCATATGCAGACCTTTCTCCAGGCAAAGAGTCAGTCGCACAGAACAGGATGCAAAAGAGAACAAACTATCTGGTTCAAGAGCAGTTTACTCAACGCTGCCAACATTCAGTACTGGAGCTGAGAGCATTGACGCACCAAACAGAAATAAGTTGTGCTTGTTCGACGTCACACTGACCTCAGTTTCCATCACATTTCATTAATTTTGAGACTTTTTAAGAATTGGCTTTTAAAGTTAGCAGCTTATGGTATTTTCATCCTGCGTTACTCTGAGAACCAAATAGCAAAAAAAGCTGTGTTTTGTCCTCTCGTTTGGTTTAAATAACGTCATATATGTTCACGGTGCTGACCCTTACCTGGTCTGTTCATATCTGTGACCACAAGATAAAAAAAgtgggaaaataaacaaaacagagcTGAAAACTGCTTTCGAGGGACGGGCCACTGAGAAAGTGCTTTTTTGCTGTTTTCATGTACGGTTCACACAAAAACTATGTGAAGCTAGTGTTGTAAAAACTTGAATTGTAATGAGACGTCAACATTTTCTTCCTTGAGCAAAAAGTATGAAaaagatacaaataataatataagaGCAAACACGACAGAGAGAAActatgatgatggtggtggaaAGAAGCACAGAAACATACCAGTGTGAATGAGGACATGTCTGCGTAGGTGATATGAACTTCTGAACGATGCAGCGCAGTGCTCACAGATGTGAGGCTTGTTTCCTGGTGACAGGCTGCCTCCATCTCCATCCAGCATCATTGACTGCTGTAGAATGAtacaggagaaagagaggggtcaGATAGAGTCAGTCTTTCTCAAGTGAATCCCTCTGGAATTCAAGTTTTTGCCAAATCTGAAGATTCATGTATATAGTGCTTCCCACATTGATTTTAGACCTCAATAGACAAAAGCAAAAATAATTACCGATGCAGAAATTATTCTATGTTCAATGAGTACATATAAAGTGAATTCCATTATGTTATTgacaaagaagaacaagaatGGTTAACTCTTTATTTTTTAGATGTGTAACCACTGTGTAAAAGCTGATAACCATGAGTGGCTTTGGTAAGGATATATGCTAAACTTCAGACAGAGATATAGAAATGAACAAACCTTTGCTTCGCTTCTCTTCTTTCTAGGTTTACCCTCCTGTCCTTCACCGTTTGACCTTCGACCTTTTCTCCCAGCAGGCTCCTTTCCTAACTGACTCGGCAGCTGTGAGGATGacaaagggagagggagagggccgTGAGAGCAGGCCACGACAAGGAAATCACTTGACTGAAGGTTGAGGACCTTAAGTCGAAAACTATCACAAACAAGTCCATGTTTGCCGCTcacgcaaacaaacaaacaaaaagggaaGAAAACACTTTGACAATGTCTGTTGGTTGTGGGCTGGAGACTCAACATGCGAGATGTGGTTTTAGTGGGCGGAATAACAAAGGCTGAAATTTATTGCTCCTCTATGGAGAGGCAGCCTGTAATTTACTCAGAGAGCCTTGCTTATTCGAACAAAAGAAACATGCAAGCTGCTCACCTCATATTCTAAACTAAACACCAAAATAAATAACTGCTCACTAAAAGTCTTCGCAAACAATCTGTTAATTTTGAAAAGGGAAATAGCGCCTCTTGATCTTCCTTTTATTCTTTCAGTTTAGCTTCCTGCTCTGCCATCTCTCCCTCAGCTAACACTCTGCTGCTAATTTCCATAAGGAGAATGCAGAGACAAATACTGGTGCACctgctgttaaaaaaagacCTACATTTTAAGGTAAAAACAGAATGAGGCGCTTATTTAATCAATGTAGCTAATTAGTAATTTATTCTTTCACAATCTCTCAATCACCAGTGactttttaaagcaaaaaatTCTACATTTTTTATCTACTTTTAGCATTCATACatgtgaggatttgctgctttcTTTACTTCAGATCATTATAAACCAATTATGAAGTGCAACACCACATTGACTAGAGGAAAATACTGCTTTCTTAGGCTTTCTCAATAGTAAATTTAATATCTTTGGATTTTGGTCTGTTGATTGgacaaaacaggaacatttaTAAAATCAAGTTGGGCTTAATGAAACAGTGATGGAGATTTTTGTCggtattttattgaaaaattaaccTAGAAAATGTGCAGatgaatcaataaaaataatccgTAGTAGCATCTGTATTTTGAAAATCTTAACATTTTGGATTTTTGGCTGGACAGAACCATACATCTTAGGAAGTCCCTCTGCAAAATGTTGTCCATTTCCCCTTTGATATTTGATTGACTAAACAATGAATCTACTTAGTAAGAAATTTATCTTCAGATTAATCAATAACTAAAATAATTGTTCAGTTGCAGTACTACTAAATTAAAATACTAACCGCGTCAGCTTAATGGAATATTTTTAAATCTATATTTTCTTTAGGTGATGAACTGGCCCTGTAGTAGACGATATAAAATTTTAAAAGTGGCACACTGCAGACtatatttccctgtgtttttcAACCTACTTCTATCTACAGCCCTGATGACCTCAGAAGACTGGCTATTGTTGGGAGAGCGTGGTTGTGTGTATTTCTATTTGAATGAGCACAAAAGATGTCGGCAATGAATTGCAAGCTTAAACAAGACAGCTGTGTCCTTGCCAAGACATTTTCATTCATGCTGAGGCTGATGACATCATCCTTCTAcccagaaagagaaacagaaggaggggagggagggagagagggacggaAGGAGACATGAAAGGGTGCTcgtctgtatttttttatttcaagttaTCCGTAGAAATTATGTCAACAACTAGTTTCAACTAGTTTATCACTTCCTGTTTAGGCTTTAAAATATTACTTATTTTTCTCCATTACATTTGATATTGTATTACTCCTTCTTGGTAAACGCATGATTTCAGCATTATCTCTTTCCCTGTTTTATCGGAAACCATGGCATAAAGTTGTACTTGAGtagcagagaaggagagaacaaGATTTGTAGAGCTGCTACAAACCATTTTTTCATCATTTAAGCTTCCTCCTATGTTAATGATTTGTCAATTCCTAAAGTTTTGTCTATACAACatcagaaaacataaaaaatggcaATCAAAAGATCTCAGCTAACATCATCTAATGTTGCGCTTTATAATAATGCATTACTTAGGCCTGAGAAAGAATGAATTCTAAAATTATTAAACTGCAAAAACGGTGTAACTGTAGTTGTCTTGATTACTTTATCAGAATCTGGTctttaaaaggaaagaaaatagtAAACTACTGATGACTTTGTGCCTTGAGTCTTTAATTAGAGCTGAGATGACGAATcatcataaaaaatattttgagaTTTTGTTTTGAGGGAGAAATTGCTAAATTTATTTCGTGCTCATTACGTGAAAATATCTAATATTTTCCttctttgatatttgtttttggaGAGCTATAGTGACACAAATCAAGCAATTTGAAAGCTTTTCCCTTAGCTTTAGGATTTTTCACCATTTGCTAAAATGTTGACTCAATTAATTGGGGGAAAATTAAACAAGAAAAAGATAATTTGTTGTGGCCATgctcaaatgtcttgttttgccAGTCTAGTGGAAGTCTAGTCGACTGGAAGTCGAGTAAATGCTCAAATATTTGGCACCGTTTTCCTggcaataaaatataaatgatgaATTAATTGCTGAAACagttgcagataaaccagacTTTAATTAAGCAAAGCCATTTATTCAGACATAGATCAAACTCCAGCCAACAATTTGATCTCTCATCAGAGGTACTCACATTGCCCATGTTGAGGTCATGCACCAGCAGGCTCTGGTTGTTACTGACTGTCACCTCCAGCAGATCTGTGCTCTTCCCATGGCCTCCAGGGTAGAGCGGCAGGCGATAATCATGCTCTGACATCTTCTCCTGCTTGATGCCCATTGAGTGAACATAGTCTCCGACTCCTGCACAACCGAAGCCACCCTGGGTGCCCATGCTGCAGTCAGGTGAGTCGCGCTCCTTCTTCAGGATCATTTCATGCGGTGGGAGGTCCTGCATGACGGAGTGGGCGGCCATCCGGGTGAAGCTGGTCACCGGCGGGAGATGGCTGAACATTATCATGCCAGGCCCGAAATTGGAGTCCATACCCCCGTTGGAGCGCAGGAATTCATTTCCTAGTTTGTCTTGAATGATGTTCATGGTGAAAGCCGGCAGGCAGGTAAACTATGAGGTGGTTATACGTGTCATCCTGTGAGGAAAGTAAGAAACAGGTCATTAGGTGGCCTTTTAAAGTGGGCACGAATAAGAGGTTATCAATCTGTGAGGGTACACACATATCACAAACATCAGAAAACTATTTCAGCGCCGGTTAAGCCTGGTATTCAGGAATCATTGTCACGGCCTCTGATCTCACAACTGGGCGCTTAGTTGGATTAAAAAACTGACGGTTTGTGGGTCAACAAAGGGCTACAGTCTGGCACAATGACAAGAGAAACACGCCGGAGCGGCACTGGACAAAATTCTCTCTGTTCGCTTACAGTGTGCATGGGGAGTATTTCACGGGGGCaggaaaggtcacagtgactgcAGCGCCAGACACAACATGAGATGAGGAATGAGAGGATTGGAGTTGTGTGTTAATCTGTTTGATAGACCCGTCTCTGACCCAGTCATCCTATTTGCATGGGCTTATCTGCCAATGAGAGGGCACAGACACAGACGAACGGCTGGTGGTGCAAATGTGACCACAAATCAAGTGCATGCTTTCTACTGAACTGATATAACGTGGTAATATGCGAATTAAATGCAAGTGATCGGGTGTGATTAAACACGGCTTCCTGGAGGTTGCATTAAAAGCCATCTACAGTTATTTTCCAAGCCACCGCATGAACGACCCATCCGGCTAATGAGAGCTGTCTGCCTTGCTGCCAAATGCCTTCAGCTCTGATGGGGAGCTAGCAGCAATAACCCACTGAGCTAACACAAAGCAAACTTTTACACACGCAAAACGAGCCGTGTGTCCCTGCAGCTTTCTCGAGTGCCTTTCGGGAGATGAACACTGCACCGGCAGAGCCCCGTGGTGCGAGAGTGTTTGTGAAAAACGACCACGCTTCATCGCAATTAGCCACCGAGCTAACGATCTGGCTAACCACTCTTGCGGGGCCCTTCTTTGTGATGCAGGATCAGGCAATAATTAATATGGCCATGCAATAACAGCGGCGCCGATCATCACCGCAAAGCAGCGAGCAAACAATGAGCACACAGCCCGCAGAGCCACGCGCAAAGTCTGCGTCTTAAAAGCGCCAACAAAGTTAGTTTCTCACTCTTCTTGCCCGAGACGAAACATTGGTCATGTTAGGAGCAGATAACCCCTCACACACAAGAGACTAGACGGACAAAAACTGAGAGCTGCGGGGGGAACCGAGGAAAATGACGATCGCTGCTTTTGCGCTTAATAACAAAAGAGACCGGAGCGTCTTACTTGGTGTGTGCCGGCTCTTATCGCAGCTTTCCCCGAGTTGCTGGCTTCGTGTGCCGGACAGTTTGCGACTGTAGGTGATGGAGCGACCACACGGGCAGGACCCATAACAAACGGCCCGTACAACTCCAGCGAACAATGATGCTCGTCCGGTTAGCCGCGGCGGGCTAACTTAGCAGCTAACTAGCGCTGCGCTTTGTTGTCTGTCCCGTGCAAGGAGTTCAACTGACCCAGCGGCCGCTTCTGTCCCCAAACCCCGGCTTTGTGTGTTAGTCTTACCGGCGCGGGAGCATGGCCCGTGGTCGTGGCTTGCCTGGTTCGCCCTCAGCTCCACGTTTCAACATCTAAAGCCAAAACATTGTTTTCCCGCAGCTGCTGGGCTCTTCCATCTTGCCTCGGCGCAGAGGATTCTGGGTCTCGCTGGC
Above is a genomic segment from Pleuronectes platessa chromosome 16, fPlePla1.1, whole genome shotgun sequence containing:
- the znf281a gene encoding zinc finger protein 281, encoding MNIIQDKLGNEFLRSNGGMDSNFGPGMIMFSHLPPVTSFTRMAAHSVMQDLPPHEMILKKERDSPDCSMGTQGGFGCAGVGDYVHSMGIKQEKMSEHDYRLPLYPGGHGKSTDLLEVTVSNNQSLLVHDLNMGNLPSQLGKEPAGRKGRRSNGEGQEGKPRKKRSEAKQSMMLDGDGGSLSPGNKPHICEHCAASFRSSYHLRRHVLIHTGERPFRCNQCNMSFIQKYLLQRHEKIHSGEKPFSCDQCNMRFIQKYHMERHKRTHSGEKPYRCETCQQYFSRTDRLLKHKRTCGEAIKKGLDPGMMDLGCVDMGHGSYGITQGNVGSTGRKRGKSKNCGEGGERRKKKGDAGGGRVPHIHGAASGGYSIHDYSMENQTVSSSTEPGPSMQQSHHGRAPKMAFKRANRKSPAKASPLEQSVVMDGLGLMQGNGAKVGTSSNYDDAMQFLKKRRYLHAANNSNPSGPVPAGVTSSEYDVGVGHLSSQPSLVQGVISSVMDSDLPLSLDKSGIPDEVLQSLLDHYSQKHDGSHHDVHFDISDHHVDLNSVSADSPDIGHSTDTSSPCGDKNVMMHEYSRFLLQALERTSHTTSFPLGPGPSPSGPFTSSHQGNPLYADKNIYTTSPLECGFGQTVASPSLPSSVPKSHFAMLSGSSPQHSFHLSSLEPTHQQLTPSQELTDQMEKQHSSTPPSSYQISPSDLSSDKNHPPVKNGTAVFPLAPSQNLAPLDSSKPSYQIENFAQAFGSQFKSDGRGLSYGTDSGGEVDHRIRTPVSEFSGYTSLLSDVNEPVSTGSKTPTSQSYR